A part of Notolabrus celidotus isolate fNotCel1 chromosome 21, fNotCel1.pri, whole genome shotgun sequence genomic DNA contains:
- the LOC117804700 gene encoding coiled-coil domain-containing protein 136-like, which yields MDGLRLPPLIEEVLDSSDELCELKEENKPIKLGDTLTAKERESMEEKEETVGDGEEKEVKEEKEEELGGGVEKDEEEELEELRAQVIQLLLELEETREVSQKHEESFLEMQGLLEDERLASAHQAESFTRQIQRLQAQLRAVQEEMDSLEEEKESELEEAQEELRVAQEEVMILQQAAEESAAERENDIASLQEELCRVKAELQRLHGSTQEYELEITSLRAEINMKRQNTHAHGDVGQLKEEFLSLKDEQQSLTKKNKELSSKVEQLQQQRDTCDDVYLAVRGQSSIKPVQEDLVKTDSYITLSQACPEDPDSVPEEDYSLELSVLKEQLREAEETAHKVQKECEGLKSELVELQQMYDSSQRERTALEQELQRCKAELQKLVSKKTQQSEPEGWNLAVAAVAVAAIAVLVVPSFTRA from the exons ATGGACGGACTCCGCCTGCCCCCCCTCATAGAGGAGGTCCTCGACTCGTCAG ACGAGCTGTGTGAGCTCAAGGAGGAGAACAAACCCATCAAGTTAGGAGACACTCTGACGGCCAAAGAGAGGGAGTccatggaggagaaggaggagacggtgggagatggagaggagaaggaggtgaaggaggagaaggaggaggagctgggaggaggagtggagaaggacgaagaggaggagctggaggagctgagggCTCAGGTGattcagctgctgctggagctggaggAGACCAGGGAGGTTTCCCAGAAACACGAGGAGAGCTTCCTGGAGATGCAGG GTCTTTTGGAGGACGAGCGTTTGGCGAGCGCTCATCAGGCAGAGAGTTTCACCAGACAGATCCAGAGACTGCAAG CCCAGCTCCGAGCGGTGCAGGAGGAAATGGACagcctggaggaggagaaggagagcgaGCTGGAGGAGGCGCAGGAGGAGCTACGTGTGGCTCAGGAGGAGGTGATGATACTGCAGCAGGCGGCCGAGGAGTCGGCGGCGGAGCGGGAGAACGACATCGCCtccctgcaggaggagctgtgcAGAGTGAAGGCGGAGCTTCAGCGTCTCCACGGCAGCACGCAGGAGTACGAGCTGGAGATCACCTCGCTGAGAGCCGAGATCAACATGAAGAGAcagaacacacacgcacatg gtGATGTGGGTCAGCTGAAGGaggagtttctctctctgaaagATGAGCAACAATCTCTGaccaagaaaaacaaagagctgagCAGCAAAGTGGAGCAACTGCAGCAGCAACGAGACAC GTGTGACGATGTGTACCTGGCAGTCAGAGGCCAGAGCAGCATTAAGCCCGTGCAGGAGGACCTGGTGAAGACAGACTCTTACATCACCCTGTCTCAGGCCTGTCCTGAAGATCCGGACTCTGTCCCCGAAGAAGACTACAGTTTAGAGCTGAGCGTCCTGAAGGAGCAGCTGAGAGAAGCCGAGGAGACGGCTCACAAGGTTCAGAAAGAG tgtgagggTCTCAAAAGCgagctggtggagctgcagcagatgTACGACAGCAGCCAGCGGGAGCGGACGGCGCTGGAGCAGGAGCTGCAGCGCTGCAAGGCGGAGCTGCAGAAACTAGTGAGCAAgaagacacag cagAGCGAACCTGAAGGATGGAACCTGGCGGTGGCAGCGGTTGCCGTGGCAGCCATTGCAGTTCTGGTGGTCCCCAGCTTCACCCGGGCCTGA